Proteins encoded together in one Lathyrus oleraceus cultivar Zhongwan6 chromosome 5, CAAS_Psat_ZW6_1.0, whole genome shotgun sequence window:
- the LOC127078515 gene encoding uncharacterized protein LOC127078515 encodes MVGVFRRSVSFPNKNPNRPSQKPSISHHIRSISLPCRSHPLISQIKDEINGLRSWTNSTKSNPLTSKNLPNGLTLLKQTHETFQDILQLPQTQESLRYHPAWVEKLLEYSLRFIDAYGMFQTSILSLKEEHSSVQIAIRKRDESKLVIYMKSKKKLSKEIEKLVSGIRCVDFGVAHQQLNVPVCCSSSSTTSLLSVADSVELGGVIEDVMRLTVSVSVAVFNSVAMSFGSRRFSWVKMVRKGGSYKECEGIEEIQKQLKEVENIGNLKKKGDEEVTSVLKRMRDLEECICGVESVCEKVFRALINSRVLLLNTLTQSH; translated from the coding sequence ATGGTAGGTGTTTTTCGTCGTTCAGTTTCGTTTCCAAACAAAAATCCTAACCGTCCATCACAAAAGCCATCAATATCACACCACATAAGATCCATAAGTCTTCCCTGCAGATCTCATCCGTTGATTTCCCAGATCAAGGATGAGATCAACGGTCTCAGATCCTGGACTAATTCTACGAAATCGAATCCATTAACATCCAAAAACCTACCCAACGGCTTAACACTTCTCAAACAAACTCATGAAACTTTTCAAGACATTCTCCAACTTCCGCAAACTCAAGAGTCTCTTCGCTACCACCCTGCTTGGGTCGAGAAGCTTCTAGAGTATTCTCTCCGCTTCATCGACGCTTACGGAATGTTCCAAACGTCGATTTTATCGCTTAAAGAAGAACATTCCTCGGTTCAGATTGCGATAAGGAAACGAGATGAATCAAAGCTAGTTATATATATGAAAAGTAAAAAGAAATTGAGCAAGGAAATAGAGAAGCTAGTTTCTGGAATCCGATGTGTGGATTTCGGTGTTGCGCATCAACAACTGAATGTTCCTGTTTGTTGTTCTTCTTCTTCTACAACGTCGTTGTTATCAGTTGCAGATAGTGTTGAACTTGGAGGTGTGATTGAAGATGTTATGAGATTAACTGTTTCTGTTTCTGTTGCGGTTTTTAACAGCGTAGCAATGTCTTTTGGTTCGAGGAGATTTTCGTGGGTGAAAATGGTGAGAAAAGGTGGGAGTTATAAGGAGTGTGAAGGGATTGAAGAAATTCAGAAGCAATTGAAAGAGGTTGAGAATATTGGGAATTTGAAAAAGAAAGGAGATGAAGAAGTTACATCGGTTTTGAAGAGAATGCGCGATTTAGAAGAATGTATCTGCGGTGTTGAAAGTGTTTGTGAGAAAGTTTTCAGAGCTTTGATCAATTCACGTGTTCTGCTTCTTAATACTCTTACCCAGTCGCACTAG